ACTTTTTTAGTACCACACGATACCAAAAGTAATGTTGCTACAGCGAGAGTTAAAATTTTTGTTTTCATTATCCTGGATAGTTTTATTTTAAGTAAATATAAAAAAATCCCATACGCCGTGGCATATGGGATTATTATTTAAAACAATACTAAATTGCTTGTATATTCTTATTTAACGTCCATTAATTCAACGTCAAAAATCAAAGTTGCGTTTGGTGGAATAACTCCTCCTGCACCTGATGGTCCATATCCTAAATCAGAAGGAATTACAAAACGAGCTTTGTCTCCAACTTGCAATAAAGCGATACCTTCATCCCATCCTTCGATAACTTGTCCTTGACCTAATCTAAATTCGATTGGTTTTTTTCTTGGGTAAGAAGAATCAAAAACTTTTCCGTTTTCTAAAGAACCTTCGTAATGAACAGAAACTGTTTTTCCTGCTTCAGCTCTTTTTCCATCTCCTTTTTGGATCATTTTATAACGTAAACCACTTTCAGTTTTATCAAAACCAGCTGCCAATTGCTCCATTTTTGCTTCAGATTCTGCTTTTAAAGCTGCATCTCTTTTAAGACGAGCACCTTTTAAAGCGATAAAAGCTTCAATAGCGTTAAATTTTTCAGCTTCTTCTCCAACTCTGATGATCTCTACAGATTCAAGACCGTCACCTTGAGCAACAGCATCAACTACATCCTGACCTTCGATTACGTGACCAAAAACAGTATGTTTTCCGTCTAACCAAGAAGTTGGAACGTGAGTAATGTAAAATTGAGAACCATTACTTGCAGGTCCTGAATTAGCCATTGCTAAAACTCCCGGACGATCGTGTTTTAAACTTGGGTGAAATTCATCATCAAATTTATATCCAGGATCTCCAGTTCCAGTTCCTTTTGGACAACCACCTTGAATCATAAAATCTGGAATTACTCTGTGAAAAGTTAATCCGTCATAAAATTTATTTCCCTGCGGTTTTACTTTATTTTCCATATTTCCTTCTGCAAGAGCTACAAAGTTTCCTACAGTTCCAGGAGTTAAATCATGTGTCAATTTTACTAAAATCGAACCTTTGCTAGTGTTAAATTTAGCGTATATTCCGTTTTCCATTGTTCTTATTTTTTATTTGAATGCAAATTTACAAATTAATTTTTTATCAATTTATGCTTTCTATTTTTTAGTCCCGACGTTTCGAAGTTGATTTATAAGTAAGTCCGTAAACTGTTAATGCCAATAGGGATAAAACCATACAACCAATAGCAACTGCGTGCCATCCGCCCAGATTCCACAGAAACAATCCGTATGCAGATCCGGCTGCTGTTCCTAAAAAACTGAACGACATAAATACGGTATTTAATCTGTTTCTGGCTTCAGGTAATAACGAATAAACTCTTGTTTGGTTTGAAATGTGAACGCCCTGAATTCCAATATCAATAAATACAATTCCGATTGCAATTCCGATTACACTTTCTACTGAAAAATAAAAAACCAAAAAACTTATCAATATCAATAAACAACCATAACCAACAGCAATTCTTGAATTTCCTTTATCTCCAATTTTACCAACCAATGGCGCCGCTAAAGCTCCGGAAGCACCTACAATTCCGAATAAACCAATTGTTGCGCTGTTAAAATGAAATGGTTCACCTGAAAGCAATAAAACCATTGTTGTCCAGAAAGCTCCAAACTGAGCGAAACTGAAAACATTGATGGCTGTAGCTTCACGCAAAACTGGTTGTGTTTTTATAAGAGTAAACAAAGATTGAATCAATTGACCATAAGTTCCCTGAAACTGAGGTTTGTTTACCGGGAATTTACCCTGAATTACAAAAAAGATCAGAAGACAAATTCCGGCTGCGATATAAAACATGGATCTCCAGCCTAACATCTGACCAATAAAACCGCTTAAAGTTCTGGAAAGTAAGATACCAACCAATAAACCACTCATAATGGTTCCAATTACCTTTCCGCGCTGCTCCTGCGTACTAAGCGAAGCCGCCAAAGGCAAAATAAGCTGTGGCACAATTGATGTGATTCCTATTAACAAAGAAGCTATTTGCAGAATCAAAAAACTTTTTGCCGTTGCTGCAATTAACAATGCAATAACCGAGGCAAAAGTGGTCATTAAAATTTGTTTCTTTCGTTCAATTTTATCACCAAGCGGCACCATAAAAAACAAACCAATCGCATAACCTGCCTGAGTTAAATAGGTTATCTTTCCGGCGCTGGCTTCTGGAATTTTAAATTCGTTGGCAATTAAAACAATCAAAGGCTGGCAGTAATAAAGATTTGCAACTATAAGACCAGTGCAAACTGCCATAAAGAGTACATTAGTTTTAGATAAATTCATTTTGCAAAAATACCATCAATATTTAATCTGAACTTATAATTAAAGTTATTTTTTTTATAAAATCTGCGTTATCTGTATACTAAAAATTGACGCCGATTAAACGGATTCGCTATTGCGAAAACGCGGATACTCACTGATTTTCTTTATCGCTTATTTCAAAAAATCTTCTCTTGCCGGGCTAAAAACATCTGTAAGCATTCCGCTCTCTAAACATACAACCCCATGAACTGCATGAGGCGGAATATAGAAACTATCTCCTTCTTTTAAAGTCTGAGTAATACCACTAATTGTAACGTCAAATTTGCCGCTTGCTATATAAGTCACCTGTGAATGATAATGATCGTGCAAAACTCCAATTCCGCCCTTTTCAAAATGTACATTAACCAACATTACCCTGTCATCAAAAGCCAGAATTTTTCGTTTAATTCCTTCTCCTACAACTTCCCACTCTATTTCATCGCCTTTTATAAACTCTTTACTTGTTGCCTGCATCTTTTTTTTAATTTAATTCTTAATCTAATAAACACCAAAAGTCACTTTCCTTTTTAAATTTTAGTTTCCTTTATTTGTTATGGCTTTTTGTCCGCTTATGACCATTTTTATACCATAACTAATAGTTGAAATCGCACAACATATACTTACAATTGCATTGGCTATATTTACAGTTGTAACTTTTTGAATTATCATATAAAGCCCTATAATTGCCACTGCCGAAGTCCAGATTCCCATATAATAATCGAACTTTCTTTTGAATATTTTTCCTAACGGAAAAAAGTGCAATCCAACAATTAATGCAAAAAACGGAATAAACAATTCGTTATGATTTATGTTTACTAAAATATTTTTTGCCAAAAAGATTCCTAACCCTTCCAAGCCAAAAATTAACAAAAATCTTTTATCCTTTTTCTCTTCTTCCTGAGTTTTAATTTCAACATCAGAATCCGGAAGTGCTTTATGAAATTTAGAAAAACGAACATAGAAAAACACAAACCCTAAAATGACAAAACCAATAAACAATCCGACAATTCTGTTATCTCTATTTTCCAAATAATACTCCGCAATCAATGTCCATATTGCTGTGTTTATAATCATAAAAAACAATCCTCCGATTGCTTTTTCAAGGTCTTTTTTTGTATCTAATTTCATTTTTTGTTTTTTTTTATTATTGGGTACTCAACATATCTTTTTTCATTAATTGTAATTCATCTGTCAAATTATTGTGTTTAAAAAAATCAGCAAGTTCATTAAGTCTTTTTGCATTATCATATTTGAATCCTGAATTTAGCTTTCTCTGGCAAAGAGAACAT
The sequence above is drawn from the Flavobacterium sp. N2038 genome and encodes:
- a CDS encoding DUF7010 family protein — protein: MKLDTKKDLEKAIGGLFFMIINTAIWTLIAEYYLENRDNRIVGLFIGFVILGFVFFYVRFSKFHKALPDSDVEIKTQEEEKKDKRFLLIFGLEGLGIFLAKNILVNINHNELFIPFFALIVGLHFFPLGKIFKRKFDYYMGIWTSAVAIIGLYMIIQKVTTVNIANAIVSICCAISTISYGIKMVISGQKAITNKGN
- a CDS encoding MFS transporter, with the protein product MAVCTGLIVANLYYCQPLIVLIANEFKIPEASAGKITYLTQAGYAIGLFFMVPLGDKIERKKQILMTTFASVIALLIAATAKSFLILQIASLLIGITSIVPQLILPLAASLSTQEQRGKVIGTIMSGLLVGILLSRTLSGFIGQMLGWRSMFYIAAGICLLIFFVIQGKFPVNKPQFQGTYGQLIQSLFTLIKTQPVLREATAINVFSFAQFGAFWTTMVLLLSGEPFHFNSATIGLFGIVGASGALAAPLVGKIGDKGNSRIAVGYGCLLILISFLVFYFSVESVIGIAIGIVFIDIGIQGVHISNQTRVYSLLPEARNRLNTVFMSFSFLGTAAGSAYGLFLWNLGGWHAVAIGCMVLSLLALTVYGLTYKSTSKRRD
- a CDS encoding cupin domain-containing protein encodes the protein MQATSKEFIKGDEIEWEVVGEGIKRKILAFDDRVMLVNVHFEKGGIGVLHDHYHSQVTYIASGKFDVTISGITQTLKEGDSFYIPPHAVHGVVCLESGMLTDVFSPAREDFLK
- a CDS encoding peptidylprolyl isomerase, whose translation is MENGIYAKFNTSKGSILVKLTHDLTPGTVGNFVALAEGNMENKVKPQGNKFYDGLTFHRVIPDFMIQGGCPKGTGTGDPGYKFDDEFHPSLKHDRPGVLAMANSGPASNGSQFYITHVPTSWLDGKHTVFGHVIEGQDVVDAVAQGDGLESVEIIRVGEEAEKFNAIEAFIALKGARLKRDAALKAESEAKMEQLAAGFDKTESGLRYKMIQKGDGKRAEAGKTVSVHYEGSLENGKVFDSSYPRKKPIEFRLGQGQVIEGWDEGIALLQVGDKARFVIPSDLGYGPSGAGGVIPPNATLIFDVELMDVK